AGCTACATCTTTTTCAGAAAGCATAAGTTTATAAGAGGTGCCATCAAAAAGAATGGATGCTTCTATTTTATCTTGAGCTGAGTTTATAGCATTGACAAGATCTTTTAAAGTGCCACCTGAAAAATTGATTTCTTTTTCTTCATAAGTTGTATTTGAAGTCCAATATCTTAAAGTAAAAGTTGCAGCACTAAGGGTTGAATTTAAATCATTTACCCCTCCTTGAGAAACTCTAATTTCTTCTTGAGAAAGCTTAGAAACAGTTAAATCTCTTATATTAAGGTTAGGGGTGTCGCTTTGGGCTGTTGCTGAAAGTATATTTGAATCTCCTACAGTAACTTTTTTTCCTTTGAAAAGATTGCTTACATTTATGGTTCCTACAAAATTATTAAGCTCATTTAGGGCTCCTAAAAGATTACTTAAAGAACTTGCCTGGGCTTGAAGGGTTGCTTTCTTGTTTTGTAGGTTTTGAATATCGCGAGCCTTTGCTTGAAGAAGCCCTTGAACAATTGAATCTATATCAAGAAGACCTGTTATGTTACTCATATGAACATCAGCCATAATTTATACCTCCGCTTTTAGTAAAAGACCTCTTAAATATTTTTTATCAATTTTTTGCGATTCCAAAAATTTTTCTATATTTTTTGCAATTCTCAAGATCTCTTCTAAAGGAATTTGTCTGATAACCTCGTTTGTTTCTTTGTTGATAATTTTAAAAATGGGAATGTTTAGCTCTTGGTCTATTTCAACTCTTAGCTCTTTGTTAAGAGGATTGAGAACTTCATTTATTTTTTCTAAATATTTATCAAAGTTTTTAAAAATTCTCTGAAATTCTCTTATGATTTCTTCTCTTTTTTTTATTAAATCTACATTAAAATTTGGATTTACAGAGGCTTTAACCCTATTTCCTTTTATGTCAATATTATTAAAGGTGTTGAAGTTTATAAATAGTCCTGGTCCTTTTATTTCCATTTTAAAAACCCTTTTTTATCATTTTTTATTATCGGATAATTTTTAAAAAACTTTAGAAGCGATTTTTTAAAAATTTGCAAAATTGAAAATTTGATTAAAAATTAAAATTTTAACCTTTTGTGAAGAAATAATTTTAATAGAGGGGTTAAAATGAAAAGAAGACATTTTATTAGGATATGGGATTTAAAAAAAGAAGAGGCTTTGGGACTTATTAATAGAGCTTTAGAGTTGAAAAGAAATAAAAATTGGGAAAGAAAATTTATAGGGAAAATACTGGGGTTAATTTTTGAAAAACCTTCTACCAGAACAAGGATTTCTTTTGAGTCTGCGATGATTAAATGGGGAGGAAGTAGTATTTTTTTATCTTCTAAGGATTTACAACTTAGTAGAGGTGAACCTATAAAAGATACAGCAAGGGTTATCTCAAGATATATAGATATATTAGTTTTGAGAACTTATAAACAGGAAACCATAGAGGAGTTTGCTAAGTATTCTTCTATTCCTGTTATAAACGGGCTTTCTGATAGATTTCATCCCTGTCAGGTTTTATCAGATATAATGACTGTAATAGAAAAGGGAAAGGACCTTTATAAGGACAAGATTGTCTGGATAGGAGATGGAAATAATGTAGCACAGTCTTGGATTGAAGCAAGTGCACTTCTTGGTTTTAAATTAGTTTTGGCTTGTCCAAAGGGATTTGAACCAGAGGAGGAGCTATTAAAAGAGGCAAAAGAAATATATAAGGCTCAGATTGAAATAGTAAATAATCCAGAAGAAGCAATAAAGGGAGCTGAAGTTATTAATACTGATGTATGGACAAGTATGGGACAAGAAGAGGAAAGCGAAAAAAGAAGATTTGCTTTTAAAAACTTTCAAGTAAATAATGAACTTTTAAAACTTGCGGATCCTTCAGCAATAGTGCTTCATTGTTTGCCTGCTCATAGAGATGAAGAAATTACAGAAGAAGTTTTAGAGGGACATCAATCTGTAGTTTGGGATCAAGCAGAAAATAAAATGTGGCTCCATATGGCACTTATTGAATTTTTATTAGAAAGATAAAAAATTTAGAATTTTGAGGAGGTTTTTGGCTATGGATTCTATTGAAAAAGATTTTTTTGTAAAAATTAGGTATCATTTAGAATTAAAAGAGGAGAAAGTTCCTTCTTGGTTTTCTCAACCTATAGAAGCAAGTTTTATTTTAGGAAGAGAAGCTATTCCTAAAGTTATAGAGGAGGCAGTAGTTGGGAAAAAAGAAGGGGATGAAGTTGAAGTAGTTATTCCTCCTGAGTCTGCTTATGGACCCCATCTTCCCTATTTAATAAAGGAAGTTGATATAAATACACTTAAACATCCTGAAAAGATTAAGGTTGGAGAATGGTATGAAGAAATAAATAAATATGGTTCAAGGGTTTCTTTTAAAGTTTTAGAAATTAAGGGAGATAAAATTAAGGCTGATTTTAATCATCCTGCTGCTGGAAAAACTGTAATTATGAAAATTAAGATTTTAGAAGCAAGACCTGCTACTTCTTTTGAAATTTTATCTGCTGAATTTAGAGCCTATGGATGTGGCACCTGAAAATAATCTATTGGCCGATGGATTCGGCTAATCTTTAAATTTTTATGCCCTTTTTAGAAGTAAAAGACTTAGTTTTAGGATTAAAGGAAAAATATCTTCCTTTAGTTGATAAAGTTAGCTTTTCTTTAGAAAAAAAAGAAATTCTTGGAATACTTGGGGAAAGCGGTTGTGGTAAATCTCTTACAGGATTTGCTCTTTTAAGACTTTTCCCACCTGGAATAACTCGGTATTCTGGAGAGGTAATTATAGATGGTATTTCTTTATATGATCTTCCTGAAGAGGAAGTTTTAAAGCTAAGGGGTAGAAAGGTTGCTATTATTCTTCAAGATCCCTTAAGTTCCCTTAATCCTGTTCTTACCATCGGAGAGCAAATTGAGGAGGTTTTAAAGTATCATTTTAATTTAAGTAAAGAAGAAAGAAGGGAAAGGGCAATTAAGCTTTTAAAAGAAGTTGGTATGCCTGATCCTGAAATTAGGATAAAAAGTTATCCTCATCAGCTTTCAGGAGGCTTGAGACAAAGAGCTATGATTGCTATGGCTCTTGCAGGGGAACCTGAACTTTTAGTTGCTGATGAGCCAACTACTGCCCTTGATGTAACCTTACAGACACAAATTCTTGAGCTTCTTTATGAGTTAAATCAAAAAAAGAATTTATCCATAGTTTTTATAAGCCATGACCTTGGAATTATAAGATGGATTGCAAATAGGGTGTGTGTTTTTTACGCAGGAGAAATTGTAGAAACTGCACCTACGGAAGAGCTCTTTAATAATCCTTTACATCCCTATACCCAAACCCTTATTGAATCCTACCCAAAGGAAGGGAAAATTAAAAAAGTTTTAAAAGGTGGAGTGGTTAATTTAGCCGAAAAACCAAAAGGTTGTAGATATTTTGAAAGATGCGAAATTTCTTGTGAAGAGGGAAAAGAAAAACATCCAGAACTTATTTCTGTTAAAAAAGAGCATTGGGTGAGATGTTTTAAATATGGCTAAATCTGTGGTTGAAGTTAAAAATATCTGGAAAAGTTATGAAATTAAAAGATGGGGCTTTAAAAGGATTTCCTTTTATGCATTAATAGATGTTAGTCTTAGTGTTTTTGAGGGAGAAAGTGTAGGGATCTTAGGAGAAAGTGGTTGTGGAAAAACTACCTTAGGAAAAATTATTCTTGATCTTGAAAAGCCAGATAAAGGAGAAGTTTTATGGTTTGGAAAAGGTCTTAAGAATCTTACTAAAGAGGAATATAAAATTTTTAGACCAAAAATCCAAGCTGTTTTCCAAGATCCCTATTCTTCTTTAAATCCCAGATATAAAGTTTCTGATATTCTTTTAGAACCCTATCTTATAAATGTTGAAAAGGATAAAGAAAAGGGGCTTGAAAAGGCTAAAGAGGTTTTAAGTTTGGTAGGTCTAAGGGTTGAAGTTTTAGATAAATATCCTCATGCCTTAAGTGGTGGAGAAAGGCAAAGAGTAGCTTTAGCAAGAACTTTAATGGTTTCTCCTTCCTTAATTGTCCTTGATGAGCCAACTTCAGCCTTAGATACTACTTTAGCAGGTCAAATACTTGAACTTCTTAAGGAATTTAAAAGGAGTTTTAATCTAAGTTATATTTTAATAAGTCATTCTTTACCTGTAGTTCTTTATCTTTCTGATTGGATTATAGTAATGTATTTGGGAAGGGTTGTTGAAATTTGTAAAAAGGAAGTATTTTTTGAGACCTCACATCATCCTTATACATTAATGCTCTTAAATGCATATCCAGATCCTTTTTCTCCTAAGGCTCTTTTTTCAAAAAAAGTAAAAGGAGAAATTGCAAGTCCTCTCTTTAGACCAACTGGATGTGAATTTCACCCAAGATGTGAAGAAGCTGAAAAATTTTGCAAAGACTCTGTTCCCCAATTAAGAAAAATAGGAGACTCTCAATATATAGCCTGTTTTAAAAGATAAAAAGAGTAGTCTTAAGTGATTAATTTAAAGTTAAAAATTGAAACAAAAGAAATTTAAAGAAAATTAAAGAATAAGTTAAAAAATTAAAGCTTATGGATTTAAAATCCCCCAAAATAGCTATCATTCAATAAATAAACCCTAAGA
The window above is part of the Thermodesulfobacterium geofontis OPF15 genome. Proteins encoded here:
- a CDS encoding flagellar protein FlaG, with the protein product MEIKGPGLFINFNTFNNIDIKGNRVKASVNPNFNVDLIKKREEIIREFQRIFKNFDKYLEKINEVLNPLNKELRVEIDQELNIPIFKIINKETNEVIRQIPLEEILRIAKNIEKFLESQKIDKKYLRGLLLKAEV
- the argF gene encoding ornithine carbamoyltransferase, encoding MKRRHFIRIWDLKKEEALGLINRALELKRNKNWERKFIGKILGLIFEKPSTRTRISFESAMIKWGGSSIFLSSKDLQLSRGEPIKDTARVISRYIDILVLRTYKQETIEEFAKYSSIPVINGLSDRFHPCQVLSDIMTVIEKGKDLYKDKIVWIGDGNNVAQSWIEASALLGFKLVLACPKGFEPEEELLKEAKEIYKAQIEIVNNPEEAIKGAEVINTDVWTSMGQEEESEKRRFAFKNFQVNNELLKLADPSAIVLHCLPAHRDEEITEEVLEGHQSVVWDQAENKMWLHMALIEFLLER
- a CDS encoding FKBP-type peptidyl-prolyl cis-trans isomerase; translated protein: MDSIEKDFFVKIRYHLELKEEKVPSWFSQPIEASFILGREAIPKVIEEAVVGKKEGDEVEVVIPPESAYGPHLPYLIKEVDINTLKHPEKIKVGEWYEEINKYGSRVSFKVLEIKGDKIKADFNHPAAGKTVIMKIKILEARPATSFEILSAEFRAYGCGT
- a CDS encoding ABC transporter ATP-binding protein: MPFLEVKDLVLGLKEKYLPLVDKVSFSLEKKEILGILGESGCGKSLTGFALLRLFPPGITRYSGEVIIDGISLYDLPEEEVLKLRGRKVAIILQDPLSSLNPVLTIGEQIEEVLKYHFNLSKEERRERAIKLLKEVGMPDPEIRIKSYPHQLSGGLRQRAMIAMALAGEPELLVADEPTTALDVTLQTQILELLYELNQKKNLSIVFISHDLGIIRWIANRVCVFYAGEIVETAPTEELFNNPLHPYTQTLIESYPKEGKIKKVLKGGVVNLAEKPKGCRYFERCEISCEEGKEKHPELISVKKEHWVRCFKYG
- a CDS encoding ABC transporter ATP-binding protein, which translates into the protein MAKSVVEVKNIWKSYEIKRWGFKRISFYALIDVSLSVFEGESVGILGESGCGKTTLGKIILDLEKPDKGEVLWFGKGLKNLTKEEYKIFRPKIQAVFQDPYSSLNPRYKVSDILLEPYLINVEKDKEKGLEKAKEVLSLVGLRVEVLDKYPHALSGGERQRVALARTLMVSPSLIVLDEPTSALDTTLAGQILELLKEFKRSFNLSYILISHSLPVVLYLSDWIIVMYLGRVVEICKKEVFFETSHHPYTLMLLNAYPDPFSPKALFSKKVKGEIASPLFRPTGCEFHPRCEEAEKFCKDSVPQLRKIGDSQYIACFKR